One Paraburkholderia agricolaris genomic region harbors:
- a CDS encoding SurA N-terminal domain-containing protein, which yields MLDFFRNHKRLMMFMLILVIVPGLGFVGIQGFRGFFDESANVASVNGHKITRAEYDDAMRQQLDRARQMLGAQFDMKSFDTPERRREMLDGLIEQRVLADETQRLHLTASDDAVRRVLLNDPVISSLKNPDGSIDVDRYKQLLAMQGMTPDQYDERVRYSLATQQLPASIQGSAFTSKTLAQHLTELAEQQREVQGIAFHPRDYAAKIQPTAAQLQAYYDAHRNDFATPATATIQYLVMSPATLSAAVQPSDADLKKYYDDNIAHYRTDGQVRASHILISAPKDASAADKAKAKQKAEEVLAQVKAHPDQFAQIAQQDSQDPGSASKGGDLGYFGRGMIAGGQAFDDAVFGLKKDEISGIVQTDFGYHIVKVTDVKPAVTKPFDEVKDQIAQDLKKQLASKAFSDDSEGFTSIVYEKAKSLQPAADKYKLQLQTATVTPQPDPKLPPDSPLNNPKFLAAVFANDAVTARNNTQAIDVGGNTLIAARVADYKAAAVPALDAIKDAVRQKVIAAQSNEAAHKDGIAKLAEFDKSKSTAGFSSPLKVSRNDAQGVPPAALSAIYKADAQKLPAYVGVDLGDDGYAIYRVNAVVAGAPIDPQRLAAAQQQIAQVDAQSEAEAYVEALRARSKVKFYGSLDSSNAQANGD from the coding sequence ATGCTCGATTTTTTCCGCAATCACAAACGCCTGATGATGTTCATGCTCATCCTCGTCATTGTGCCGGGGTTGGGTTTTGTGGGCATTCAAGGTTTCCGCGGCTTCTTTGACGAAAGTGCAAACGTCGCCAGCGTCAACGGTCATAAGATCACGCGCGCAGAGTATGACGACGCGATGCGTCAGCAGCTTGACCGCGCTCGTCAGATGCTCGGCGCGCAGTTCGACATGAAGTCGTTCGATACGCCTGAGCGCCGTCGCGAAATGCTCGACGGCCTGATCGAGCAACGTGTGCTGGCCGATGAAACGCAACGCCTCCATCTGACTGCATCCGACGACGCCGTGCGCCGCGTGTTGCTGAACGATCCGGTGATTTCGTCGCTGAAGAATCCTGACGGCTCGATCGACGTCGACCGCTACAAGCAGTTGCTTGCAATGCAGGGCATGACGCCCGATCAATACGACGAACGTGTGCGCTACAGTCTCGCCACGCAGCAACTGCCGGCCAGCATTCAAGGCAGCGCGTTCACGTCGAAGACCCTCGCACAGCATTTGACCGAGCTCGCCGAACAGCAGCGCGAAGTGCAGGGCATCGCGTTCCATCCGCGTGACTACGCCGCGAAGATCCAGCCGACGGCTGCGCAACTGCAGGCGTACTACGACGCGCATCGCAACGACTTCGCCACGCCGGCTACGGCTACGATCCAGTACCTGGTGATGTCGCCGGCAACGCTGTCTGCCGCGGTGCAGCCGAGCGACGCTGATCTGAAAAAGTACTACGACGACAACATCGCGCACTACCGCACGGACGGTCAGGTGCGGGCGAGTCACATCCTGATCTCGGCGCCGAAAGATGCGAGCGCGGCTGACAAGGCCAAGGCGAAGCAGAAGGCCGAAGAGGTGCTCGCACAGGTCAAGGCGCATCCTGATCAGTTCGCGCAGATCGCGCAACAGGATTCGCAGGATCCGGGTTCGGCGTCGAAGGGCGGTGATCTGGGTTACTTCGGCCGCGGCATGATCGCCGGTGGCCAGGCATTCGACGACGCCGTGTTCGGTCTCAAGAAAGACGAAATCAGCGGCATCGTGCAGACCGACTTCGGCTATCACATCGTCAAGGTCACGGACGTGAAGCCGGCCGTCACCAAGCCGTTCGACGAAGTGAAAGATCAGATCGCCCAAGACCTGAAGAAGCAACTGGCAAGCAAGGCATTCAGCGACGATTCGGAAGGCTTCACGTCGATCGTGTACGAGAAGGCGAAGAGCCTGCAGCCGGCCGCCGACAAGTACAAGCTGCAACTGCAAACGGCCACGGTAACGCCGCAGCCGGATCCGAAGTTGCCGCCTGACAGCCCGTTGAACAATCCGAAGTTCCTGGCTGCTGTCTTCGCAAACGATGCAGTTACCGCGCGCAACAATACGCAGGCGATCGACGTCGGCGGTAACACACTGATCGCAGCGCGTGTGGCCGACTACAAGGCCGCAGCCGTGCCGGCGCTCGACGCCATCAAGGATGCAGTACGGCAAAAGGTAATTGCGGCTCAGTCGAACGAGGCCGCTCACAAGGATGGCATCGCGAAGCTGGCTGAGTTCGACAAGTCGAAGTCCACGGCAGGTTTCTCGTCGCCGCTGAAGGTTTCGCGCAACGACGCTCAGGGCGTGCCGCCGGCCGCATTGAGTGCAATCTACAAGGCAGACGCGCAAAAATTACCTGCCTACGTCGGTGTGGACCTGGGTGACGACGGCTATGCGATCTATCGCGTGAACGCAGTTGTTGCGGGTGCTCCGATCGATCCGCAGCGTTTGGCTGCTGCGCAGCAACAGATTGCGCAAGTGGACGCTCAGTCTGAAGCTGAGGCGTATGTCGAAGCGCTGCGTGCCCGTTCGAAGGTGAAGTTCTATGGCTCGCTCGACAGCAGCAATGCCCAGGCGAACGGTGACTAA